AGTCCGTCTGCCACCACAGCGTCCGCAGACGCCTGCGATCTGCCTCTGCGAACTGAGCCAGCACGCCGGGTAGATCGCGCATCGGCATCACCGCATCCACGCCAGCCTTTGTGGCTGCATCAGTAGCAGAGGCGTCCAGCTTCGCGCCCGTGTATTTTTCCATCACGAAGTTGCGCTCGGGGAGGAAAAGGATCTCGCGATAAAAGTGCGCAGGGACCTTCGTTCCGATGCGCGGAAGTACCGTCTCCGGGCCTTCGCCCACGATCACCAGGGCCGCACCGGGCTCCGTCCAACCTGTCAGGTAATAAAAATCGGAGTCTTGCCGGTAGGGCATGAAATCCAGCAGAGGTTCGGTGGCGGCAAACAGAACCGCCGCGCCGCCGTTCAGGCTGGCAGACAGTTTCACACGCCGCTCGCGATACTCGTTCTTAGGAACGGTGTCGAGAGCGACAGCTGAGGTCGTAGACAAAACGAGGGCGAAGACGGCTCGAAGAATCATTGTGGGAACATCGTATCGCCAATCCAAACCGAGACATAGGCAAATAGCTCAGGGAGCAATCGCCCTATTCAATTTCGAATAATTCTTCTTGCAAGCTGTAGTTCTAAGACGAGTACGATCCGCTCCGGTCCAAGCAGAAGCGTGCGTTCGGATAATTCCGTCCCAAAATAAATGCTAGGAGTCGGATCCTCTACGACAATCTGTGTCCAAGGAATGAAAAGCTTTGGACGGAACAGACCCCAAGGTATGGCTAAGTGTAGGTAAAGACCTTGATCGTCGGAGCCAATAGTCAAAATACTTCGCAGCATCCCAAGCGTGGACGCATCCTGAAAGTGCTTTGCTCCTTTGGGAAACGACAGAGTTGTCTTGTAATGCTGCGCCAGCTTTGACCAGCGATCACGCCAACCGAACCCCCTGCTAAGGTAAGAATAAAAAGCCATTAGATCCCCATGGGATAAGGCTTCTCGTGCATCTCCTGGCCCACGTTCAAACGATCAAACCGACCCTGCAACAGGCTCAACGCACCCGTCGTCCAGTATCCGAGAACGAAGAGAAGAAGGAAGGGAATTGTGAAGTAGTTCTCGCTGCCGATCGCGTACCAGACTGTCCACGCGAAGTAGCAACCGATGAGCAGTTCGATCCACGGCACAATGCCGAGACGCTTGCGATACTTATTCGCCTGCGCCTTTTCACCCTTTTTCTCAACACGATACTTCGGCGTGCGCGCAAAGGCGGTCTTCACACCGAAGAGCGCTTCCAGCACGGCCTTCGTATTCGTAATCGTGAGTCCGACACCCAGCGCCATCAGGAAGGGAAGATACAGAAACGTCTTGTACCAGGTCTTCGGGTGGAGCTCTTTCTGCGACACAAGATAGAAGGACGACACGGAGAAGGTGCTCGCCATGAACAAAGGGAAATCGATCAGCAGCATCTGGATCCAGCCCTGCCAGCTGCGAATCACCATCGCGGGCATCAGCAGCGTGCTCAGCACGATCATCAGCGGATAACTGATGTTGGCCGTCAGGTGATACCAGGCTTCCAGCTTGGTGTGCCAGGGAGCATCGCTCTTCAGCACGCGCGGCAGAATCTTCTTGCCGGTCTGGATCAGACCCTTCGCCCAGCGCGCCTGCTGTGTCTTGAAGGCCGTCATCTCGATGGGCAGCTCCGCAGGGCACTCGACGTCCTGGAGGTAAAGAAACTTCCAGCCCTTCAACTGCGCTCGGTAGCTGAGATCGGTATCTTCAGTTAGTGTGTCGTGCTGCCATCCACCGGCTTCGTCGATGGTCTCGCGCCGCCACATGCCCGCTGTGCCGTTGAAGTTGAAGAAGACACCCGCGCGCGAGCGTCCGCCGTGCTCCAGAACGAAATGCCCGTCTAGAAGGATCGCTTCGACTTGCGTCAGAAAGCTGTAATCGCGGTTCAGATGCGTCCACCGCGTCTGCACCATGCCGATGTGCTCATGGCCAGGAACTTCCTTGAACTGGTGAATGACCTGCATCAGCCACTCTTCAGGAGGGACAAAGTCCGCGTCGAAGATGGCGATCAACTCGCCCTTTGCCGACTTCAGGCCAGCATCGAGCGCTCCCGCCTTATAGCCGTAGCGGTTCGTCCGGTGAATGTAGTGGACCGGCTGGGGAGGCAGGCCGCCAAAGCCATCGGCGTAACGCTTAACGATCTGTGCCGCGACCTCGGTCGTCTCGTCGGTGGAGTCATCCAGCAGCTGGATCTCGAAACGGTCGCGTGGATAGTCGATCCGGCAGCAGGCGTCCAGGAGACGGTCGACGACGTACTGCTCGTTGTAGATGGGTAGCTGGATCGTGACAAAGGGGAGCTCGCTCTCTTCAAACCGCGCGGCGGGCGTCTTCCAGGAGGCCGCGTTCTTCCGGTTGCGGAAGTACAGCCACACCAACTGGTAACGGTGGATGCCGTAGAACGCCAGAATCACCATCACCAGAAAATAGGGGATGAGCATGTACGTATCGAACGCGTTCCAGCGGTACATGTGCTGGAAGGTGTGATCGCCGTAGTGGCTGCGCCAGTAACGCCTCACCCCATGCTGAGAGGCAAACAGAATCACGTGCATTGAAAGCATGGAAACGGAAGAGTACAGGGCAAAGCTCCGGGAGTGTGAGTTCGAGACCTCTCGATTTTACGCGACGAGCTACTTTTCCTCGCACTTTCTGCAATTTGGCAGGCTCCTCCTTCTGGGAGAGGGGTTGCCGGGAAAGATGGAAGGAATACTCCGGACGTTCCAGTGTTCTAGATGCAGAGGCGGAGTGCTCGAAGCTCCCCGCCCGCAAAGAGGAGAGTATCCATCGATGAGCGCACTCGATCCCCAAGTAAACGCTTTTTTGGAACAATTTCACGCCAACCAGGCACTCCAGCCCTCTCCGACCGAAGCCCCTTCTGCAATGGAAAAGATTCTCGCAGTCCGAGACTGGATGACTTCGGCTCGTGGGCACGGGATTGCGTTCGAATCCGTCACAAGGGTCCGGGATTTTGGTATACCAGGTACAGCTGGCAAGGTGCTTGTCCGTTTGTACGTACCGAAGGGGAAATCTGCTTTGCCCATGCCCGCGCCGGTGCTCGTCTACTACCACGGCGGTGGTTTTGTCGCAGGCGATCTTGAGGGGTATGACAACTTGCTTCGGGCGCTGGCCAATCGTGCCCAGTGCCTCATCGTCTCCGTGGCTTACCGTCTTGCTCCGGAGCATCCTTATCCTGCTGCAAACGAGGACTCCTGGGCTGCACTTACATGGGTTCACGAGCACGCCGCGGAAATAGGAGCCGATCCGAAAAGAATCGCGGTCGGAGGGGATAGTGCAGGCGGTCTGTTGGCGGCGTGGGTGGCGCAAAAGGCCGCGAAGGCGGGACCGAAACTGAGTGTGCAAGTGTTGCTCTACCCCTGCCTCGATGCCACGACCTCGAGGTCTTCCTGGAAAGAGTTGGGCACGGGTGCGTACTTTCTCTCGCATACCCAAATGCGGGAATGGTACGACGCTTACCTGCCGCCGGGGATAAACCGGGAAGACCCGAAGGTGTCCCCGCTCTTCGCCAGCGACCTCACCGGCGTTGCTCCGGCGCTGATCATCACGGCAGATCACGACCCTTTGCA
This genomic stretch from Terriglobus saanensis SP1PR4 harbors:
- a CDS encoding alpha/beta hydrolase, whose amino-acid sequence is MSALDPQVNAFLEQFHANQALQPSPTEAPSAMEKILAVRDWMTSARGHGIAFESVTRVRDFGIPGTAGKVLVRLYVPKGKSALPMPAPVLVYYHGGGFVAGDLEGYDNLLRALANRAQCLIVSVAYRLAPEHPYPAANEDSWAALTWVHEHAAEIGADPKRIAVGGDSAGGLLAAWVAQKAAKAGPKLSVQVLLYPCLDATTSRSSWKELGTGAYFLSHTQMREWYDAYLPPGINREDPKVSPLFASDLTGVAPALIITADHDPLHVEGDEYAARLKAADIPVYHTCWPGMVHGLASMAGVIDAGKALIDQTGAALRKAFA
- a CDS encoding cellulose synthase family protein — encoded protein: MHVILFASQHGVRRYWRSHYGDHTFQHMYRWNAFDTYMLIPYFLVMVILAFYGIHRYQLVWLYFRNRKNAASWKTPAARFEESELPFVTIQLPIYNEQYVVDRLLDACCRIDYPRDRFEIQLLDDSTDETTEVAAQIVKRYADGFGGLPPQPVHYIHRTNRYGYKAGALDAGLKSAKGELIAIFDADFVPPEEWLMQVIHQFKEVPGHEHIGMVQTRWTHLNRDYSFLTQVEAILLDGHFVLEHGGRSRAGVFFNFNGTAGMWRRETIDEAGGWQHDTLTEDTDLSYRAQLKGWKFLYLQDVECPAELPIEMTAFKTQQARWAKGLIQTGKKILPRVLKSDAPWHTKLEAWYHLTANISYPLMIVLSTLLMPAMVIRSWQGWIQMLLIDFPLFMASTFSVSSFYLVSQKELHPKTWYKTFLYLPFLMALGVGLTITNTKAVLEALFGVKTAFARTPKYRVEKKGEKAQANKYRKRLGIVPWIELLIGCYFAWTVWYAIGSENYFTIPFLLLFVLGYWTTGALSLLQGRFDRLNVGQEMHEKPYPMGI